The Metarhizium brunneum chromosome 3, complete sequence DNA window TCGGTTTGATCGTTCGGATATATGACGGCTGACATTTCATCAATGTGTCTACCAACGCATTTGCAGAGGTACGAATTCTATCTCCTGCCGAGGGCGGCTGTTTTCTATTATCTTGGTCAACTTGGTGGGGGAAAATGGTGTGTACGAATTGATTGCCGCTGTGTTGAAAGAGATTAAGGAGTCCCTTCAATAATTGATCTTTGTTCTTATCGGTGATGCCGTCCACAGTATAAGAGACATCTCCTGCATAGTGCTTAACGATGAAGCTTCCCTGTCGAGGGGTCAAGTGAGCGTGTGACATGCCATTGATGCTCTGCATAAATGTTCTGTCACAAGCGGCAGGGTCGGCATGTGCTGTCTTGGTCGCATCCTTCATTGCAGAGAAGATTCCAGGGGGCCTGATCTGTTCAATCAATTCACAGACGACTTTATTATCGAAATATTTGATTGGTGTCCACTGGATCTTCTCACGGGCATATTCTTCCTGCTCCGTCTTCAGTGTGAGCTGGATGAAGATTTGCTGAAGCTTTTCATTGACATAATTGATGCAGAGCTGCTCGAAACTATTCTTTTCAAATATTTCAAATCCGTAGATATCCAAGATGCCAATGGTGTTCGCTGTATCTTGTCTCGATTTCAGAGACTTGTTGATTCGCTCCACAATCCAATCAAACAGATTGTTGTAAATAGCTTTAGCCAAGGCGTCACGGGTAGCAGTTGCCTGTGCTGGGTTGCTAGGGGACTCGATAACTTCGCCATTGCGCGGCGTGAGAATTCGAATAGTGATGGCATGGATCAGTTGGTCCGGTGTCACCTCCATCAGGTATGCGACAAAATCCACCACTGACTGGTCAGTGACAGCAGCATATCCAGTGTCATCTTCGCGGAACTGGATATTGCCAATCCACAGGATGGTAGCCAGCATGCGAAATATCTCATCTTGTTCGGTTTGACTGAGACCAATTATCTTCATCGCATTGATCGTGTCTTGGAAATCGGCAATGTCATCGATCCCATCGACATCGAAGCATTTGGATCGGTTCGTGTATGCATATGTCTCTGGTTTTTGAATACCGAAGAGCTCTTGGTATTGCCTTGAAGCACCTTTCGTGAACTGGTAGAAGATGTGAAAGTTTCTTTCGTTTGTAATCTGGCCAACAACACGAGACTTTTCGAGTAGGTAATTCGTGATATCGGCGCCAACCGGCTCGCCAGTGGAGTTGAAGTAGATTTGCAAATACTTGCCGAATCTCGAAGAGTTGTTGTTCCGCAGTGTTTTTGCATTTCCAAACGACTCTAGTAGAGGGTTGGTCGCAAGAACCATTTCTTTAATCTTCTTGATATCTCCTGACTGTTCTCCAGAAACATTCGCAATATATTGCATAATGCGCTTGGCGGCCTCAGTTTTACCAGCCCCAGATTCGCCGGAAATAATGACACACTGGTTGTCATTATAAGCTTTCATATTATAATAGGCGGATTCGGCGATCGCGAAGACGTGCGGGGGCATCTCTAAGCGATTTTTCCCCTTGTAACTTTCGAGGACATGGTCAGTATAAATGCCGAGATCACGAAATGGGTTCACGGAGACAAGCACATGTCCAATGTATGTGTATATCTCTGCACCCTCGAATCGCTTCTTCAGGTTATCATTGATAGCTTCGTTGGAAACCTTGCTCAGTAAGGTCAGGTCTGATACTCCGAtctccttctttttggtTGCTTCAAACGTGGCCTTTTTTGGTcgtccgccggcggcgccctgTGTTCCCGGTGCGCCGGATTGAGCATTGCGCACAGCTTTGTCCTTCGGACGCCTTGATATGCCCTGTTCAGGTGGTAACGATAATGTCAGTTAAGGAGGCATTACAGGTAAGTTTATCAAGCCACTTAGGCTTATCAGCCAATATCGCCTACCATGTCAAGAGAGTGAGAGTGAGCCGAAAGACGAGTAGTGCGGTGAAGGCGTGGGGTACAGGGAATGAAGTTCTAATCACGCATCAACAGGCTGGTCCCGAAGCGGGGAGAGGTTGGTGATCTTTTCGGGAGACGAGTGAAAAGGATATCAGACAAGGAATGTTTGTGGTATTGCCAAGTTCCTTTTGTCTCTTTCAAGGAGGCGCTGAATGCGATTGATGCCCTCGCCAGTCGATGATGTGGTGCCTGACGGTGACGAAACGCCGACAATTTTCCGGCGCAGCACAGCCTCTCGTGCATACGAATCAGTGGCGGTGGAGCTGATTCTCAGGCACGGATTAGCTAAGCAACCAACTTGGGCTGCCTTTACGATTTAACTCTACTTGTTGCTTGCTGTATTCTCGAGTGATATTTCATGTGTCGTTTGCTATCTTTTATCCTGCTGCTTTTTTTCTCGGTTAAGTTAATGTGTTGCGATCTAATACTCTGCATACCGAGATATTCAAGATCTGCGCATGTGGGGTGTGACGCAGTTGTGCATCAACGTTGACCAGCATTGCTGGCATACCCTACGCAACGCAACGTGAGTGCTCAACGATGCTCATTTGCGTCTTATCTGCACAAATGCTGCACCCATGTTTCTGCCTGTATCTTGAATCTTGTGTCTACTTCAATGTGATGCAATTGGGGTGTCGGACAACTGCAAATAAGGCTCCAGTTGTTACCGCGTGCTCATGGTAATGGAAAGTCTGGATCTTCATTTTCATAAATCCCCGAGGGGCAAGAATTCGATCTGGGGATAGTACGTGTGCCGACGCATTCGTCGCCTTCACTTGCGACCATGTCTTCGAAAAAGGGAACAGCAGAGGAAATGAGCATTGCACATGGATCGAGCGTACCTCtcatacctaggtaccttaTCTGGTTCGAAAATGtgcaaagaagcaaagcACTCCTCTACCTGCAGCAACATCGAACTCTTGCCAAAACAGCTGGGCCCAAAGCTCTCCACATCTTGGCGCACGAGGCTCCAAGCGCGCATGTCGAGGTTTCCATATGGCGTCCTCGACCGCGGGGTAACTTCTATGGCCCAGGATCAATCACCTAGCTGCCCCATGAATACGTGAAATTCACACCGTACAGGGTACATACCGCTTACGCGCGCGGGCCCTGATTCTGGCCACAGTTTCCTGGCTCATCAACTATGATAAGACAGCTCATGAGAGTTGTTGTTCAATACAAGCACTGCTCCCAACCCGGCCCGGAAGGCGTGGACGTAAACGTATGGAGCGTTGATGGAGGTTGTGATTACCCGTATGCAACAGTACGTATAAACCCTAGAACGGTTGAggttctactccgtaggaaATTGGATAGTAATTGGCTGCCACATCTTAACAGAGCACTTGGCCTCAGTGGCATTGTAAACTGCAATACTTAAGGCCTTCCACTGCCCACTTGGCCCCTCCAAGATTCCTTCGTCCTCCGCACCATCCACCCAAATTCTGGCAGCTGAGTGTCCTCAGTTCCCCGCTTTACGTCACAAGGAGGAGCTACCAAAGCCTTTTCAGACCAACGTCTGACCAACGTCTTAACACCACACGACGACAATTACACGACTATTCTACTCAAGCCGAGTATTTACAATATGTCTGAGCCTGCCGCCGTAGAACAGCAACCCCAGCGGGTCGACGAGACTCCAATTTCACCTATTAGACCAGATGCAGCCAGAAAGAACTCGCTCGAGAATCACCTGATGCACCGACCTAATCGTGCGGAGCTCGTAGAAAGTGGGTTATGTCTACACCTGAGCAGTATCTAAACTGAGTTTCACTATCGTGCTCAACTCTGCAGGTGAACAGAACTTACTGATAATTATCACTGGGCAGAGAACATCCTACCGGCATCGTCTGCCGCACCAGGCCTTCTCGCACACCAGAAAGAGGTATATGCCCATACAAAAGTCGCATGGCTGTCCCGGCACACCAGCAACTAACGCGAGTCTCAGCTGGAAAGAAGTATGCTCGAGGACAAACTCAATGACAAGATTTCTCACCGCCCGAGTCCAGAAGCCCTGGTTAAAGGCGGTGTCTTGCATGAAGATCCACGAACTGCGGACCAACAATATGAGGAAGCAATTGAAGACGAGTACGCGAAGCGTGAGGGTGGCGCTTAATCATATGGCCTCCTACTCCGTGGAATACTAAATCTGCGATTGGAAGGGTGGAGGGGCGGCGGGAAAATCGAGacaaaaaattaatattGTGTTATGATTCTGACAGCAGGAAGGTACAGCCTGGTCTCTTCTCTGGTCGATGTGGCGCGTACGTTGCCTACGCCTTCTGTAACCTGTGGGACATGCCTTCGTTCAGATCGGCCAGTACCCGATAATGTTCCAAGGACATTACACTGATATGCGGCCTGGACAAGAAGAGAGGGCAAGTCAACGGTGCACAGGACATGGTGACTTCTTAACCGTATTTGTTTTTTATTGACTGCCGTATTCTGGTGAATATTCAGATGTGGCATCTCGTTTCAGTCTTTCATGATGCAACGGGCATGTTTGTTGCGGCTAACTGGGGTGCGATGCATATTCTTCAACTGCCGAGTAAGTATTGAGAAGCGAGTGCTGCCTTGCAACGTGCAGCGTCGAGGGATATTTGACGTCTATCTCTAAAAAAACAACGGGTAAACCTAAGAAGTGTGTGCTGGCTAACTGTACTGATTGGGTCGAGGGGAGTAACTCCACTGCCGCTAATATTGAGAAGACCTCGTGGTCTTTATTATCCCTTATTTTAAACTCGATACATGGTTTTAGTTTTCTTCTACCCGTTATGCTCACCAGTAAATCAAGTCCAAGACAAAAACTCCATGCCTCCCGAGTCCAAAGCAAAGATGCTAACCACAAAGTTCCATCCGCGCGCCGTTTCTAATATACAATAAACAATATTCATCAGAATttcaaagaaagaaagaaagaaagaaagaaagaaagaaagaaagaaagaaagaaagaaagaaagaaagaaagaaagaaaggaaagagaTGGAAGGGGAAAAGCAATGTCGAACGAAAAGTCGCAATTCACGACCACTCTAACACCAGGCAACTATCACGATCGGCGATGGGGGTTACCGTAGCCGGGGCTAGGTGATCCGTGTTCTTGTCCTGGTCTGTTGTGATTGACAACCTTGGTTCCATTCGACGATGTATTTACTTGAATCGCATGCTTATCTGTTTTACACCTGTCAGATGTCTGAACCTGAGTACTGTGCCAAGAGTAAGACGAGGACTTACCACCTCCATGCTGTCGGTAGGTGCCAGGAGACAACGAGCGACAGCTCGAACTTTCCATAGAACTCGCGTATGATTCGCTGGAATAAGAGTAGGAGCTTCCGACCGAGGCAGCCCGGCTTGATTGGTGTACCTGAACTTTGTATGGAGCAGGCATTTAAGACGTTGGCTTTTGAAACTGCTGATGTGTCTGAATGAAGAATCAGGGCTGGTTGGGGTGCGTGTAAATAGACAAGAGAGGTGATGATCAACTACTTGAATGCGCTGGAGGTGGCTCTATGTGTACGAGGCTTCAGAATGTATGAGATGGTATGAAACTAGAGTATGGAACAAGAGAGATGTGactggaacattgaaggggaAGACGCTGATATATATGTATACCGGATATGTATGCATGGAGACTGAGATAGGGTCGGCCAGCAAAGGAGAAGCCGGTGGCCTGAGGGCTCGACCGTGGCACTGTCTAGTTGAGAATGAGGCAAGCATCTTTGTTTGATACGAGCTTTGCCAGGGCATGTTCCTGATGGGGCTTCAAGAGCGGGAATGAGTCAAAGGGGTGCACCCCTAGTAAAACCCAAGTGTGATGACGAAGACATAGTCGTCAGAATTCACGGCGAAAGAATTATAGGGCAAGAGTAAGAGTAAGGCGTAACATGGGCTTGGTTGGCTAGGAATACTAGGATCATGCTGGCCTCGTCTCGATTTGCAATAGTAACAAAAGCATAGCCTACGGAGACAGCGGCAAGTATTGTTCTCTGTTCCATCATAAGCGAAGACGAGGCGGAAGTGGCAAAAGTTGGCCGCGTGCCCAACCAAGAGATTGAGCAGGGAACACGACGAGTACTAGCAACACGGCGGAAGCGGGAATGtcgccaagccaagccaaaaAAAGAGTCCGGTTTtatcgaaaaaaaaaaaaaaaaaaccgtcCTAGGACGTGAGCATGGATATGGCGCCAGGTCGGCAAGGCGAACATGATGGCCTGGCTCAGACCTGGCCGATGGGAGGAAGTGTCTGGTGGAGCGTCTGATCTGGTGGCACCggacagcacttgagctccTCTGTACACTCTGAGTAGGTCTGGTCCGGTACATATTGTTCCACTCCCTAGCACAACAGTGGTGAGCGCAGAGGTGACCACGGGAGGGAGTTGGGAAAATGGAAAATAGAAATGCGAAATGCGCAAAATGGCCGAGTCTGAGCCACAGAAGGGTGCCATTAGCCATCAACTGTGCCTTGCTGCTGCCTTCGCATCTCACCAAGTTTGGAAACCAGCACCGTCGAGCTGTCTGATGAACGCGTTGATGCGCACCGTGGCTAACGCTTTGCGAGTGCTACAACATCCGCCAACAGCCCGCACGAGGTAAGACACGTTGATAAGTAGGTACCAGCAGCCTCGGGGTTTGGAGGTGAATCTGACTGATTCGCCTACAGCCCTTCTCCCAGGCATCACCGAAAGCTGGGAAGTTGGTACACACCCCTGTCGCAGGATGCTAAGGCATTGCCTCAATAACACTTTGTGCTCACCCCTGGTGAGATGTGTGAGATGTAAGGCCGCGGCTGAACTCTGATGTGCCTTGTCTTGCCAAACGAGTCGGATGTATGTACTATTGTTGTCAGGCGGGCTGCCTCTGCTGCGAGCCTCACATGCAATTCAAAAAGGGCGGGCTTGGCTCTGCATTGGGAGGCCATGGACGCAAAACAAGAGTCGGCCCTCTGTGGCTTTATTTCTTCCCAGACTCATAATGTCTGGTCCGACTGACACTGACACTGACACTGAGACTAGCATCGATCGATTATGCGTGTATGCAGGCGGCGACCAACCCACAGTATCTTCAGCGTACGGACCTGCAGTGGTTCCTGTAGAGCTACGAGATGGAGCCAACGATTGAGGGGAGCAAGATACGATAGGGCACGTCAGAGACACACCAGACTCTAGAGTGCATGTGGCTGTGCCTTGAAGCTGTGATTTGCCTGATGGGCTGCCATTTGCCGCGCACCTCTTGGGGTCTGACGCAGGTACCATTGGGCACCAAGTCTGCGAAAGCTGCACAAGCATCCGGTCCCAACTTGCGCTCTTGTTGTCAAAACACGATACTTTTGCCAAACACTCGGTACTTATCTTAGGTACCCGTTTAAGACGTCGATACTTACTTCGCGTCTCCGCGAGCGCCTTCTCCGGCAATGTCTTCTGTCGTAGTATAACATGCCTATTACGGGGGCAGGGAAGTAGAAGTAGCTGCCAAGGGGCGGGCCAACTCGAGTAGAGACGAATCAACACAGATATAATACCTGGATGCCTTGATATATGTGTGCTACCAATGGGGACGCATCCGTGATTGCATATTTCTACATTGGGTGCCCAGGTGCTCAAGGGTTTGTGTTTTGGGGAATCCATGCTCTAGTAGGAATTTGGAAGGTCCAAGTGCCAACATCTCATGCGCTGTGCAGCCATCTAAACATTGTCATCAGGCGATTCCCTCTTGAAGTATTGTCTGGTACAGTGTACCTGAGCCTCTAGCGACAGGCTTTGTTCTCAgtgacttcaatgttctgacATTAAAAAATACGTGCGCTTGAAAGTCTGGTCAAAAGAGTTAGTATAGAGGAAATACCTGAAGTATCCAGCTACTtaattttaagtacttagactTCTACGTGCTGCGATAGGCACCTAGGTACTTTGCGAAGTGTTTTAATCGCGAACGTGCGACGTAGCTCTGTGGCATTCACTGTCGTGCCTCTGACTCCCGAGCCCATGTGGCCTGGTGGAACATTGATGCATAAATGCTACTTGACCAGGCAACCAGGCTACCAGTCTGTACCGGCCAATTGGTATGACCTGTGAACATGTGTATTACCCCGTAACAGGCTTCAAATGTGACCTGTGACTGGTCCACAGGCCCCCTCCCGCCCGCTTACCTGCCCGACCCAGCCACGTTGTCACTTCTGTCAATTCACTTCAGAACCTTGCAACATCCTCGACTCAGGTACGGAGCAGTCGACCCGTCTCCTTTCTTCCGTTGCAAACCGGTGTGCCCATTACCGAAGCTTCTACCCACTCACCTGCCCAAATTAATTTTACAGCGCCTGAAGATGAAGTCTATTACATTCTTGTCCgttctcgccgcctccgcggttggccttggtgctgcGGATGGCCTTAAGATTGACGTGACACACTCAGTCCAGTGTGACCGCAAAACTCAAAAAGGCGACAAGGTCGCCATGCATTACAAGGGCACACTGGGGGACTCAGGAAAAAAATTTGATGCCAGTACGTTCCATTCTTTGCAACTTGTGCATTTATACCGTCAAATGGTGCTGATTGTATTTACTCGAAAAGGTTATGACAGAGGCCAGCCGCTCCAGTTTACGTTAGGGGCTGGACAAGTCATTGCAGGGTTCGATGCCCTGATGTCTCCGGTCTTGTATGATAGAGCTAACGAAAGGATGGATTAGATGGGACAAAGGCCTTCTTGACATGTGTATTGGAGAAAAGAGGTTTGTCTCAATATTCGTGACTCTGTGCACTGCTTCTGGTTAACATCTGCAAGAACATTGACCATCCCCTCCGAGCTTGCCTATGGCGACCGTGGTATCGGCCCCATTCCCCCAGGCGCCACTCTAAGTACGTTGACCCTGTTGTGTCATGCTCAAAGTTTTGGCGATGCTCATGTTGACATATGCCGTGTAGTCTTTGAAACCGAATTAGTTGGAATTGACGGTGTCGCCCCCCCGGAGAAAGAGACAGGAAAAGACGAAGCAAAAGAGAACAAAGAAGCCGATAAAGCTGGCGAAAAGGTAATCACAGTCGTGCTCAAAGCTACTGAAGCCCCTAAAACGTTCATGGCTGACAACAGATGATGTACAGGGCCACGAGGAATTGTAGTCGTTGTTCATCGAGCTCATCAGCAGGGGTTATTTGGAATATCTAAGCGTGGACTGTCGAATTAGTCATGAAGATATGTGTTTGTTCATCAATAGCCTCACTGAATGTAAGCTCTCTTATTCCATGTGTTCTATTCGATTGTGATCACAGGCACAATCATAATCATCACAATCATAATCATACAACTCTGTCTATGTGGTTGATTCGAGCCCTTAAAGTGGCAAGTGGAACATGTAGTACTAGGGCCAAGGTAATGTGTCACGAATGAGTATCATTACACATGCGTGCCGTGTATATTCATCCAAACGAAAGCCTTTTCTGCTTTGGATCTCCTGGAAGAaccttttccttcttcttgttcagAGACAGCCGCTTCAATTCAGGCTGAACCGCCACTGCCTTCATTGGTATCTGACACTGAACTGCGTCTCGTATCGTCTTCCGCGATAAACAAAGGTCAATGTGGTTGTTAAACGTCTTTTCATTAGCCTCTTGTGGCCGAAAGCAAATAGGGCAGTCCCACCACTCTTCTCTTCTATCCAGCCCATGTTTGTTGGGATTAGGTACAACCTCCTTACCATGTCTGCCAAGTTTGGAGCTCTCAAAGCTTTGATTATTGCATAATTGACCAGACGCCACGCTTGGGATGTAATCTTCAGCGGGTAGGCTTTCCAATACCTCGGTCTTGTCGTACGTTATTTGGCTCTCTAAATTCTGGTTGGGCTGACACTGGTCTCCCGTACGAGTCATTTCCTTTCTTCTGAGACCAAAGAAAGCCATTGTGTCTGGCTTTTTGGTGCTCACAAGATGCGTACATCGCAATCCCATTAGTCTAAGTTTCATAGCTGGTATCTCTTGCTCGAGCTTTGTGAGAATCGGTAGAGAAAAGTTGTACAGCTCATCAGCAGAGCATATGGCCCGCGGCATTACAACCTGTCGGGTAAAGACCTCGAACGTATGTAGTTTTATCTTCAAGCAGAGAGTTCGGCCTTTGCAATGAGCTCTTTCCATATCTTTTTCTAGTTCCTCGGCTGT harbors:
- the MYO1 gene encoding Myosin-1 — its product is MGISRRPKDKAVRNAQSGAPGTQGAAGGRPKKATFEATKKKEIGVSDLTLLSKVSNEAINDNLKKRFEGAEIYTYIGHVLVSVNPFRDLGIYTDHVLESYKGKNRLEMPPHVFAIAESAYYNMKAYNDNQCVIISGESGAGKTEAAKRIMQYIANVSGEQSGDIKKIKEMVLATNPLLESFGNAKTLRNNNSSRFGKYLQIYFNSTGEPVGADITNYLLEKSRVVGQITNERNFHIFYQFTKGASRQYQELFGIQKPETYAYTNRSKCFDVDGIDDIADFQDTINAMKIIGLSQTEQDEIFRMLATILWIGNIQFREDDTGYAAVTDQSVVDFVAYLMEVTPDQLIHAITIRILTPRNGEVIESPSNPAQATATRDALAKAIYNNLFDWIVERINKSLKSRQDTANTIGILDIYGFEIFEKNSFEQLCINYVNEKLQQIFIQLTLKTEQEEYAREKIQWTPIKYFDNKVVCELIEQIRPPGIFSAMKDATKTAHADPAACDRTFMQSINGMSHAHLTPRQGSFIVKHYAGDVSYTVDGITDKNKDQLLKGLLNLFQHSGNQFVHTIFPHQVDQDNRKQPPSAGDRIRTSANALVDTLMKCQPSYIRTIKPNENKSPSEYNSPNVLHQVKYLGLQENVRIRRAGFAYRQSFDKFVERFFLLSPATSYAGEYTWQGSTEEAVKQILKDTSIPKEEWQLGVTKAFIKSPETLFALEHMRDRYWHNMATRIQRMWRAYLAYRAESATRIQRMWRKKRTGAEYLQLRDHGHKLLQGRKERRRMSLLGSRRFLGDYLGVNAAAGPGAQIRNAANIGSNERVMFSCRGEILEAKFGRSSKPSPRLIVVTNNKFYIIAQLLINGQFQISVERAIPLGAIKFIGTSTRRDDWFSLGVGSAQESDPLMNCVLKTEMFTHMQRVMPGGFNLKIGDVIEYAKKPNKFQQVKIAKDSQQPVDFYKSGTIHTQQGEPPNSASRPMPKAKPVPPRPITRGKLIKPGGPGGRPSRLTGNRTIQPRPGGGPRAVPQPPAAKTTASIGVANTSAPAAVNKPLPSHTRNQNSTSGGASRAPPPPPPAAPPAKPKIMAKVLYDFNGQRDNELSIKAGDILEIVQKENNGWWLAKNDYGQAWVPAAYVEEQAAPAPRPPPAPPAAKSKPTPPAPPAKRPVAGRKPGELAQRDSGLGLNGISGSEGSRSTTPTPSLGGSLADALLARKNAMQRDKEDDDW
- the FPR2 gene encoding FK506-binding protein 2, producing MKSITFLSVLAASAVGLGAADGLKIDVTHSVQCDRKTQKGDKVAMHYKGTLGDSGKKFDASYDRGQPLQFTLGAGQVIAGWDKGLLDMCIGEKRTLTIPSELAYGDRGIGPIPPGATLIFETELVGIDGVAPPEKETGKDEAKENKEADKAGEKVITVVLKATEAPKTFMADNR